From Kineosporia succinea, the proteins below share one genomic window:
- a CDS encoding DUF5719 family protein, producing the protein MTGVLTVAGGIAVGAALLPEQIGVRTVSSTLPATVAAPALACTGPETLVVPEGGAAASPGAGVLVSALLAARGDASATVKAEGPESGTIQELSKTLPESDVPVHTGTQEKLTADKGEVRIGGLSTWRLGPVVTTADPDDPQELPDLAAVQSTVTTKGDLRGLSASRCDQPSSEAWLVGGGTVSGERLRLVLSNPTGTTAVVDVSVLTDEGRVDPPSGAGVVVPAHGQTPLFVDALAPGRSGVAVHVVARSGQVIARMHDAVLRGLVAGGTDVVSPGAESAKKLVIPGISLVNGYSKTADDTTAAGSTSVRVAVPGTEEAVVRLKLLGSSGEVEMPSSGVVNVPAGEVVDIPVHGLASGTYTAVVQSDVPVVAGARIGRPAAAGHKATEFGWAPSAKSLDENGGWTMLPPGTRSTVSLVAETKGGSLTITPVDADGEDLDELDVTLKDGTAAAFALDEKAAAFRVSGLEGGPVAASVVATSTDDYGTAITVLGVEPARAETAPSTAVADTRLGLK; encoded by the coding sequence GTGACGGGAGTGCTGACGGTCGCCGGGGGGATCGCGGTCGGAGCCGCGTTGCTGCCCGAGCAGATCGGGGTCCGTACCGTCTCGAGCACGCTCCCGGCCACCGTCGCGGCCCCGGCCCTGGCCTGCACCGGCCCGGAGACGCTGGTCGTTCCCGAGGGCGGCGCGGCGGCCAGTCCCGGTGCCGGTGTGCTGGTCAGTGCCCTGCTGGCGGCCCGGGGCGACGCATCGGCCACGGTGAAGGCCGAGGGGCCCGAGTCCGGCACGATCCAGGAGCTCAGCAAAACCCTTCCGGAGAGCGACGTCCCGGTGCACACCGGCACACAGGAGAAGCTGACGGCCGACAAGGGGGAGGTCAGGATCGGCGGGCTGTCGACCTGGCGGCTCGGGCCGGTCGTCACCACGGCCGACCCCGACGACCCGCAGGAGCTGCCCGACCTGGCCGCGGTGCAGTCGACCGTCACGACCAAGGGTGACCTGCGCGGTCTTTCGGCCAGTCGCTGCGACCAGCCCTCGTCCGAGGCCTGGCTGGTGGGCGGGGGAACGGTCTCCGGTGAGCGGCTGCGGCTGGTGCTGTCGAACCCGACCGGGACGACGGCCGTCGTCGACGTGTCGGTGCTGACCGACGAGGGCCGCGTCGACCCGCCCTCGGGAGCCGGGGTGGTGGTGCCCGCGCACGGCCAGACCCCGCTTTTCGTCGACGCTCTCGCGCCGGGCCGATCGGGTGTGGCCGTGCACGTGGTGGCCCGCAGCGGTCAGGTGATCGCCCGCATGCACGACGCGGTGCTGCGTGGACTCGTCGCGGGCGGCACCGATGTCGTCTCGCCCGGCGCCGAGTCCGCGAAGAAGCTCGTGATCCCCGGCATCTCGCTGGTCAACGGCTACTCCAAGACGGCCGACGACACCACCGCGGCCGGCTCCACGTCGGTCCGCGTGGCGGTGCCCGGCACCGAGGAGGCCGTGGTGCGGCTCAAGCTGCTGGGCTCGTCCGGTGAGGTCGAGATGCCCAGCTCCGGGGTGGTGAACGTGCCCGCGGGGGAGGTCGTCGACATTCCCGTTCACGGTCTCGCGTCGGGCACCTACACCGCGGTGGTCCAGTCCGACGTGCCGGTGGTGGCGGGGGCCCGGATCGGGCGCCCGGCCGCGGCGGGGCACAAGGCCACCGAGTTCGGCTGGGCGCCGTCCGCGAAGTCTCTCGACGAGAACGGCGGCTGGACCATGCTGCCGCCCGGCACCCGCTCGACGGTGTCGCTGGTCGCGGAGACGAAGGGCGGGTCGCTGACGATCACCCCGGTCGACGCCGACGGGGAGGACCTCGACGAGCTCGACGTGACGCTCAAAGACGGCACGGCCGCGGCCTTCGCGCTGGACGAGAAGGCCGCCGCGTTCCGGGTGTCCGGTCTCGAGGGCGGGCCGGTCGCGGCGTCGGTGGTGGCCACCAGCACCGACGACTACGGCACGGCGATCACCGTGCTCGGCGTCGAACCGGCGAGGGCCGAGACCGCGCCCTCGACCGCCGTCGCCGACACGCGGCTCGGCCTGAAGTAG